The DNA segment AGGCCTTAATCTCTCCAGCTTGGACACCGGCTCCGAGGGCGGCATTGGCCTCTCCGCCCAGGGGCCTGTGAGGCTTTCCAACCACCTTCTCTGCTTTCTGGGTCCCCTACCTTGGCGGCTCTTTCTTGGAACCACAGATCATTTGCTTTGGACACTTTCTTCAAGTATAGGCTGTGTTGAGAGTTAACACCCTCTCTGCCAAGAATTTGGAGATGGTGGATAAGAAAGTAGATAGCCCCAGGGatcgtgggtggcttagtcagttgagcatctgacttcggctcaggtcatgatctcaaggtttgtggattccagccccacgtcgggctctgtgctgacagctcagagcctggagcctgcttcggattctgtgtccccctctctctctgcccctcccctgcttgagctccctctctccctctccctctctctcaaaagtaaataaacattttttttaagttaaaaaaaaaagaagacaggtaTCCCCTATCTAGGCATACACCCTCTTGAGATGGATGTTCTGATGAATACAAGTAATTTCCAACTTTATAATATTCACTCACAATAACCCATACTCAGACACTATTTCATGGCATTCCTGAACCAGAGGGATTGTCTTCATGAGGTGCGGTGGTaacggggaggggaagggggcatcCCCAGTGGTGTGCTGGGTAATGTTGACCTGGCTCTTGCGGGGCGGAAGGCAGGGAGGCTCTGATTTGTACGGGGTGCTGGTTTCCGTGGTGTAAATCCTCCCACAGTGGCTGGTTTCAAGCTACCAATATGATGTCACCCAGTGCAGACTTGGGAAGAGACGTCTATGTTCAGCCCTCCAGAGCCAACATGAGCAACTCCAGCACAACACTGGGTGGGTGGCAACCTCCAGTGGGGCTCCAGCGGGTGAAAACCTCTTTGTGGCCAGCGCCCAAGGATGGGGGGAGTGGAGAATCAAAATGATGGGACATCTCGGTGATCACGGAGGAGGAGAgtttcagagaggaaaaagaggccaCGCACATTCTCTGCTGGCCAGCGGCATAGAAGGAAGAAGTTGGAGAAGCTGCTGGAACTGGTGCCCCCCTTCCCTGCATCTCACCCATCacccctggggcccctggctcAAGGCTATCTCTGCAGGTCTGGGGCTCTGTCTTACGAAGCAAGGCAGGTTCCGATCAGAGGCTCGTTCACCTGCGCAGAAGGAGAAAGGGCTGGAGAAGACAGGACACTGTGTTACAAGGGCAACGTCATGGCAGAATCTGGTCTGGGAAGCCACCAGGCCTGCCAAAGTCACCCTGGGTCACCGGCATGAATTGGGGTGCCAAGATCCTTTTTCTGGGCCCCAGGACATTCTGTGGGGGCGGAAGGgcacctcctctctgccccaggtGGGAGCTTGGTCCCAGGAGAGCTGCTCGTTTGTGGCCCTTCCCGTGAGACTCCAGAAGATTCCCTCCGGCCAGATCAGGGTCATAGCAACTGAGAACAATGCTGGACAGGCCGAGCGAGCACTGTGTAGGGGCAGGGGGTCTGGGAGAGCGTCAGAAGCTGCTGGGGCCGGTCCTACCCAAACTGGGCCACTGGTGGGGCCTTTCATGTCTGCCTTCCTCTCGGGGCCTGCCTTtgcctcttcccaccccaccacccccagtgCGGCAATTACGGCGCTAATTAGGGCGCTTTGATCATCTTTAGAAATGGCTACATCGGGGAGAGACGCTGCCAAGCAATTAGGGGCACAGGGGCTGGGAGCTCGGGCACCTCCTCAGGGGGTGGGGCTGCCGAGGACCCTCACacaccccctgccctcctccctccaggagtGTGTGCCCCCAGCACAGTCCTAAACTCCTCAGGGAATAGAGGCAGATGGGACTCCCCCCGCCATCAGAGCCTCGGAGACAGGGCCAGCCCCTGCCCACCAGCCCCCCTctgcctggcccccagcccaACTGTCAGCTCTTCTGGCCTGTCCAGGCCCCTTTGATGGAGCCGCAGAAACAAGGGTTCCTTTGACAGAAGGGGGGCCTCAGAGCTGGGACCGTGGGACTTCAAAGGTGAGGGTCGAGCCCCCATCCCgatccctcccccagccctggccccactCCCGAGTACCCCCCCAGCCTGTCCTCTATATAGCCCCCCAAGCCCCAGTCCCCTGTGGGCTCCCGGGAGTTAAGGGCCAGGTGAGGGACCGACTGAGGGAAGTGGGTGATTTTGATGTACGAGAACAGAGTCGGATGATTTGAGGGACACGAATTCAGGGCCCAGGGACAGAAAGGCAGTGGGAGGCAGACACCCAAGGATAAGCACCTGGAGGGCAGACTCCGAGGGGGAAAGAGGACGGGGTCGCTCGTCCTGGCTGTTGGTCACCATGCTGCTgcctgtgctgctgctgctgctgcccttcCCAGACCTACCGTCTGTCGCTGGGCACCCACTGTACATGCGCCTGCCCCCTAGCACCCTGCAAGGTGAGCCCGGGCTGCTCTGAGGGGGCGGCGGAGGTGGGAGGAGCTCAGAggaagtggggtggggctggTGAGCATGACCTTGCCACCCCCACTCATTGAGGCCTTTGGCCCCCTCCGCCCACCCTGCAGGGAGAAGGGGCCAGAAACGGAGgcatgggtgggagagggagggggaggaccAGTGTGCACAGGGAAGGGGACCTGGCAGCCACTGCCAAGGGGTATGCTTTGGGGAAGGTTCCGGGTTTAGCAGGAGGAAGGGGTCCAGGCGGGCAGCTCCTTGGCTATCTGGGCCCAAAGGTAGGCAACTCGGTGACAGGTATTTTGTCCGTTAGCCTGAGTTTTGTGATGTCGCTACCTCTGAGGTGCTGTTTTTCCTTCAAGATGTTTAAGGCAAGTCCCTCTTTAAAGATTCCAGCCCAGCTCAGGTCAAGTGGGTTGAGAATCTGGGACCATCTGCTCCGAGCGCTGGGCCCTCAGGCCCCTGgggctctctctcctccccattcTGCCCGGTGCTCCTGGAGCCTGAGCTGCTTCCCCCTGTCTCCCGAGGCAGGCTCAGGGCTGGAGCCTGAGGTCCTTCCCCAGCCATGCATGATTGTACCCTCTGTCCCAGCAGCTCTGTCAGCCCAGGGGACGAAAGCGCTGCAGGCTGCCCAGAGGAGCGCCCAGTGGGCAGTAAATCGAGTGGCAATGGAGATCCAGCACAGACTGCACGAGTGCAGAGGCTGTGCCAACCACACGGTCCCGTGCCCGGGTGAGCTCGCACTGACTACCTGTGTCCGTGCTCCTGTCcaccccatcccttccctccaGACTTGACTCCCTCTCGGAGACAGAAACTAGGTGGGGCTACAACAGAGATGATGCTTAAGAAGGTCTCTCCAAGAGGCAGGAGCAGGCCAGGCATGGGGCACAGCGCGTGCcaaggcaggagggcagggacagtgAGAAGTTTATGGCTGCTGAAACGGACCCTgacggctggggggggggaggggggggtgggggtggagtaaCAGAAGGGGAGCGGCAGCGCAGGGAGAGGGCCCAGGCTCTGCCGGGGGTGCAGGAAGGCGGGAGGGTAGCAGTGAGGCTCAAAGGTCTGTGTCTCAGCAGGACCTGGGCGTCCTAGGCCACAGGCGCAGGATCCAGCCGCCCCAGGTAAGGCTGAAAGGGCTCGACGGGGTTAGGGCTGAGGGCAGGGTGAACCCTGGAGGAGCCTCAAGGGTCAGGGCGGCAAGGACTTGTCCCTTGTGACTCCGATGCCACCTTTCTAGGGCCGTGTGGCGAGCGGCGCCCGAGCACTGCCAACGTGACGCGTGCCCACGGCCGCATTGTCGGAGGTAGCGCTGCGCCCCCGGGGGCCTGGCCCTGGCTGGTGAGGCTGCAAGTCGGGGGGCAGCCTCTGTGCGGCGGCGTCCTGGTGGCGGCGTCCTGGGTACTCACCGCGGCGCACTGCTTCGCGGGGTACGTTGGGCCCCAGGCCCCTGACCAGCCCAGATCCCTAACGCTTGGTCCAATGCTTCCTTCCGGGGTCGTCGGGCGGGCGACACGTACGAGGGCCggtctctgctgccccctggcGGCGGCCACCGCCCTGCCCAGCTCCGGGGCCTCGAGGCGCCCACGCCGCCCAGCCAGGGAGCAGCTATCAGGGGACCACCCGCCCGGCTCGGGGGGCCTCCTGGGGACCGCCGCCTCGCCCTggcccaccctccctgccccgcgAGTAACAGCGGAGAAAGAACCCGGCCTGCGGGCTTGCTGGGTGGTGCCTGTGGGCGGAGGGCAGGGTCTCCAAGGGACCCGCTGCACCCTTGTCCTGCGTATCACCCGCCGCTCTCCCCGCAGCGCCCAGAACGAGCTTCTGTGGACGGTGACGCTGGCCGAGGGCCCCCGGGGGGAGCAAGCGGAGGAGGTGCCGGTGAATCGCATCTTGCCCCACCCCAAGGTGAGAGGACAGTTCCCAGGCTCTCGGAGTCGGGAacggcacccccaccccacgcttCATTGATATTGCGCCGTCACCCCCTCCGCAGTTTGACCCGCGGACCTTCCACAACGACCTGGCCCTCGTGCAGCTGTGGACGCcggtgagctgggcaggggccgtGCGCCCTGTGTGCCTGCCCCAGGGGCCCCGGGAGCCCCCAGCTGGCACGGCTTGCGCCATCGCGGGCTGGGGGGCCCTCTTCGAAGGTATGGGGCAGACCCGGGCCTGGGTGAGGCGCGAGTGTGAGTGGGAAGAATGGGGTGCTGGGGTGATGGAGTTTGGGAAGGCCGGGGGTGTAGCGAATCTGACTTCCTTGCTTCGCAAAATGCTGCCTGGTCTTGCAGGGGGGTAGGAATCAAggagggcagggcgggggagggggaccccccccccccggaagcgACACTCCTGCCCTGAAGGCCTGAGCACCCTCCACCATTTCCCTGTAGACGGGCCTGAGGCTGAGGCGGTCAGGGAGGCCCGAGTGCCCCTGCTCAGTGCTGACACCTGCAAAAGGGCCTTGGGGCCCGAGCTGCACCCCAGCAGCATGCTCTGTGCCGGCTACCTGGCCGGGGGCATCGACTCATGCCAGGTATGAGCCCTGATTGACTGGAGGGTGCCGGAGGGTCCTGGTTCCCCAGGGAAAGAACAGCCTCTTTCCTTCCACAGTCAGGCTGTCATTCAACTTGTCTGAGCCTCTATGTTCTCATTGCTAAAATGGGTACAAGAAGTAACCCCAGGAGAATTCAAAGCTGCCTGCCAAGTGTAAAGCTGGCATAGGAGGGGGCAGGTCAATGTAGTACCCTCTCTTTTGACTCGGGTCCCGCAGGGTGACTCCGGAGGCCCCCTGACATGTTCTGAGCCTGGCCCCCGCCCCAAGGAGGTTCTGTACGGGGTCACCTCCTGGGGGGACGGATGCGGAGAGCCAGGGAAGCCCGGAGTCTACACTCGAGTGGCCGTGTTCAAGGACTGGCTCCAGGAGCAGATGAGCGGTGAGCGCCCCATTCCTATTCCCCCCTCCCCGAGTGTCCCGCTAACAGCCCTGGAACAAGCCCATCTTcaccccgcccgccccccagccccttAGGGCGTCAAGAAAGCCTGTCTCCCTTCAGGGGAGGGCTGCGGAAGCTAGGCCCCAAAGCCAGGGCTGAGATGGTCCCCGTCGACCCCTGTAGCAATCCCCTCCAGCCGGGAACCCAGCTGCCGGGAGCTTCTGGCCTGGGACCCTCCCGCGGAGCCGCAGGCAGACGCCGCCCCGCCGTGCGCCTTCTACTCCCGCCTGTGCTCCGGGCCCGCGGTCGCCTGTGCGCGTCTGGCGCAACAGCAGTGCCTGCAGCGCCGGAGGCGATGCGGTCAGTCCAGTTCCCAGGGCCGGGCCGGGAGGGCAGGGGACCTGGCCCACGTCTGACCTCCACCCGGACGCTTGTCCTGCCCGCAGAGCTGCGCTCGCTGGCGCACACCCTCCTGGGCCTGCTGCGGGGCGCTCAGGACCTGCTCGGCCCGAGCCCAGGGATGCGGCGTCTGGCCCCAGCCCTGGCTCGCTCCGCTCTGTCGCTCCtagagcctcccaggcaccctgcccGCGAGCAGCGGCTACATCCAGGTACCCCGTGCCTTCATATTCCAGCCCCCGCACGCCGACTCCGCGCGGCGGAGGTGATCCCCTAACCCCGCGTCTCCCCAGGATCGCGGGCTGCAGGCGCGCGGTTCCCGAAGCGGAGACCAGAGCAGCGCAAGGAAGGGAACGGTAAGGGCGCCCCCTGCCGGCCTTTGCAGGGAGAGTAGCAGGCCAAGGGCGGCCAACCCTGCGGGGATTCTCCCAAGGTCCGCTCTGGGAAGCGGTTACCCACCCATGGGGCAACCAGCAGACTAGCTCTCCCCACCCGACCCCTCCCCCTGGAGCAGGGAGGATGACTCTTTGGGGGCACTTGTGGCTTTGGGCCGCCCTCAGGGTCAGCAGAGACCATTtgctgaacctcagtttccctgtgtgtAGCATGAGAAGAAATCTGCCCACTGGGAGGCCATTCTGGGGTCCTGGTGGGAATCCCTCTCCCAGCTCCTTGCTGGTGTCAGTTTTCTGTTATTCCCGGgacctctccccttccttcaggCTGCCCTGGGTTGGAGACGCTGCAACAGAAGTTGGCCACCCTTCAAGGCACCCATGCCTGGATCCTACAGGTCCCATCAGAGCACTTGGCCATGGACTTCCATGAGGTAGGTCCTCAGGCTTCCCACATTCGCTCACAGTGGCCTCAGAAGCCGACCTGGGTCAGCCCTAGTAGGTAGGGGGGACAGAAAGGGCACCCTCCACAGCAAGAGGGAGGACCTGCCAGCAGCTTGCAGTGGAGGCAGGGGTGTCTTGGGAGaaaagggtggggagggcagctgTGTGTAAGCTGGGTGCTAGCTGGGGTGGATGGGAACTTGTGAGGGAAAGGTGTGAGTGGAAGGGTCGTGGGGGGGGTCCAAGTGAGCAGAAGTGTGCAGGATCGGGGGCTATGGAGGGGAATGG comes from the Acinonyx jubatus isolate Ajub_Pintada_27869175 chromosome C1, VMU_Ajub_asm_v1.0, whole genome shotgun sequence genome and includes:
- the PRSS56 gene encoding serine protease 56 isoform X1; translation: MGGRGRGRTSVHREGDLAATAKGYALGKVPGLAGGRGPGGQLLGYLGPKVGNSVTGILSVSLSFVMSLPLRCCFSFKMFKASPSLKIPAQLRSSGLRIWDHLLRALGPQAPGALSPPHSARCSWSLSCFPLSPEAGSGLEPEVLPQPCMIVPSVPAALSAQGTKALQAAQRSAQWAVNRVAMEIQHRLHECRGCANHTVPCPAGPGRPRPQAQDPAAPGPCGERRPSTANVTRAHGRIVGGSAAPPGAWPWLVRLQVGGQPLCGGVLVAASWVLTAAHCFAGAQNELLWTVTLAEGPRGEQAEEVPVNRILPHPKFDPRTFHNDLALVQLWTPVSWAGAVRPVCLPQGPREPPAGTACAIAGWGALFEDGPEAEAVREARVPLLSADTCKRALGPELHPSSMLCAGYLAGGIDSCQGDSGGPLTCSEPGPRPKEVLYGVTSWGDGCGEPGKPGVYTRVAVFKDWLQEQMSAIPSSREPSCRELLAWDPPAEPQADAAPPCAFYSRLCSGPAVACARLAQQQCLQRRRRCELRSLAHTLLGLLRGAQDLLGPSPGMRRLAPALARSALSLLEPPRHPAREQRLHPGSRAAGARFPKRRPEQRKEGNGCPGLETLQQKLATLQGTHAWILQVPSEHLAMDFHEVLADLGSKTLTGLFRAWVRAGLGGQHVVFGGLVGLEPATMARSLPRLLVQALQAFRLATLAEAEGPQMGAR
- the PRSS56 gene encoding serine protease 56 isoform X3, which codes for MLLPVLLLLLPFPDLPSVAGHPLYMRLPPSTLQALSAQGTKALQAAQRSAQWAVNRVAMEIQHRLHECRGCANHTVPCPGPGRPRPQAQDPAAPGPCGERRPSTANVTRAHGRIVGGSAAPPGAWPWLVRLQVGGQPLCGGVLVAASWVLTAAHCFAGAQNELLWTVTLAEGPRGEQAEEVPVNRILPHPKFDPRTFHNDLALVQLWTPVSWAGAVRPVCLPQGPREPPAGTACAIAGWGALFEDGPEAEAVREARVPLLSADTCKRALGPELHPSSMLCAGYLAGGIDSCQGDSGGPLTCSEPGPRPKEVLYGVTSWGDGCGEPGKPGVYTRVAVFKDWLQEQMSAIPSSREPSCRELLAWDPPAEPQADAAPPCAFYSRLCSGPAVACARLAQQQCLQRRRRCELRSLAHTLLGLLRGAQDLLGPSPGMRRLAPALARSALSLLEPPRHPAREQRLHPGSRAAGARFPKRRPEQRKEGNGCPGLETLQQKLATLQGTHAWILQVPSEHLAMDFHEVLADLGSKTLTGLFRAWVRAGLGGQHVVFGGLVGLEPATMARSLPRLLVQALQAFRLATLAEAEGPQMGAR
- the PRSS56 gene encoding serine protease 56 isoform X2, whose protein sequence is MLLPVLLLLLPFPDLPSVAGHPLYMRLPPSTLQALSAQGTKALQAAQRSAQWAVNRVAMEIQHRLHECRGCANHTVPCPAGPGRPRPQAQDPAAPGPCGERRPSTANVTRAHGRIVGGSAAPPGAWPWLVRLQVGGQPLCGGVLVAASWVLTAAHCFAGAQNELLWTVTLAEGPRGEQAEEVPVNRILPHPKFDPRTFHNDLALVQLWTPVSWAGAVRPVCLPQGPREPPAGTACAIAGWGALFEDGPEAEAVREARVPLLSADTCKRALGPELHPSSMLCAGYLAGGIDSCQGDSGGPLTCSEPGPRPKEVLYGVTSWGDGCGEPGKPGVYTRVAVFKDWLQEQMSAIPSSREPSCRELLAWDPPAEPQADAAPPCAFYSRLCSGPAVACARLAQQQCLQRRRRCELRSLAHTLLGLLRGAQDLLGPSPGMRRLAPALARSALSLLEPPRHPAREQRLHPGSRAAGARFPKRRPEQRKEGNGCPGLETLQQKLATLQGTHAWILQVPSEHLAMDFHEVLADLGSKTLTGLFRAWVRAGLGGQHVVFGGLVGLEPATMARSLPRLLVQALQAFRLATLAEAEGPQMGAR